One segment of Marvinbryantia formatexigens DSM 14469 DNA contains the following:
- a CDS encoding DUF6612 family protein produces the protein MKKKLLATVLAFSVCSVPFGAYAEDASADVTAESLMEAEQEAVANVSSMSLGMSMNMDAAMEISSDGAAASSLGIAMTGDFDVKTILDPMQMEMTGTYNVSVMGQTIAMDMDMYMLVSEDGSTVDTYAKAVVGGDDSGWEHQQTSLTEILDTFGVSSLDDLKTLDMQDVLPDGVELDWDVTENSDSYTLSTALMFSQFMPLVEASLESAGESMDSIVEALMDSLGMNLSYTLDKESSLPVTMHMDFNNSDLSIFDGLITSIMAESMTTDGETDSSDMQCRLILNDLSIDAAYTYDDVTEITVPADALATEITDPSEELQDVLDEAIEDSSEAASEDAAEDTAEAESETEA, from the coding sequence ATGAAGAAAAAATTACTCGCAACTGTATTGGCATTCAGCGTATGCAGCGTACCATTCGGCGCATATGCGGAAGATGCGTCTGCGGACGTAACCGCAGAATCTCTGATGGAGGCGGAGCAGGAAGCAGTTGCAAACGTGTCCTCCATGTCACTTGGCATGAGCATGAATATGGACGCCGCAATGGAGATTTCTTCGGACGGCGCCGCAGCCTCCTCTCTCGGCATCGCGATGACCGGTGATTTTGATGTGAAAACCATCCTCGACCCGATGCAGATGGAAATGACCGGCACCTACAATGTTTCCGTTATGGGACAGACCATTGCTATGGACATGGATATGTACATGCTCGTCTCCGAGGACGGAAGCACGGTGGACACCTACGCAAAAGCAGTCGTGGGCGGCGACGACAGCGGCTGGGAGCATCAGCAGACCTCTCTTACGGAGATTCTGGATACCTTTGGCGTGAGCAGCCTCGATGACCTGAAGACGCTGGATATGCAGGATGTCCTGCCGGACGGCGTGGAGCTTGACTGGGATGTAACGGAAAACAGCGACAGCTATACCCTGTCCACTGCTCTTATGTTCAGCCAGTTTATGCCGCTGGTTGAGGCTTCTCTGGAAAGCGCCGGAGAGAGCATGGACAGCATCGTGGAAGCTCTGATGGACAGCCTGGGAATGAATCTTTCCTACACTCTCGACAAGGAATCCAGCCTGCCGGTTACCATGCACATGGACTTCAACAACTCTGACCTGTCCATCTTTGACGGACTGATTACCTCCATAATGGCGGAGAGCATGACCACGGACGGCGAAACCGATTCCTCCGACATGCAGTGCAGACTGATTCTGAACGATTTATCCATTGATGCCGCATACACCTATGATGATGTAACGGAAATCACTGTTCCGGCGGACGCGCTTGCCACCGAAATCACGGACCCGTCAGAAGAGCTGCAGGATGTACTGGACGAGGCAATAGAGGACTCCAGCGAAGCAGCGTCTGAGGATGCGGCGGAGGATACCGCTGAGGCAGAATCAGAAACAGAAGCCTAA
- the hisD gene encoding histidinol dehydrogenase produces the protein MRIVTLTEESRQNLLDNLLKRSPQNYGEYEGRVAAIVENVRTRGDEAVFAYTKQFDGAEVTAENIRVTEEEIAQAYREVDGQLLAVIRKALVNIRAYHEKQKRYSWFDSRPDGTMLGQKISALARVGVYVPGGKAAYPSSVLMNIVPAKVAGVGEIIMTTPCNAEGKVNPTTLVAAKEAGADAVYKVGGAQAIAALAFGTASIPKVDKIVGPGNIYVALAKKAVYGFVNIDSIAGPSEILVLADESANPRYVAADLLSQAEHDEMASAILITTSRALAEKVSQEVEQFVAKLSRKEIIQKSLDNFGYILVADDLEAAIAAANEIASEHLEIMTENPFEVMTKIRNAGAIFIGPYSSEPLGDYFAGPNHVLPTNGTARFFSPLSVDDFIKKSSIVYYSREALEEIHEDIETFAKAEQLTAHANSIHVRFEEE, from the coding sequence ATGAGAATCGTTACTTTGACAGAAGAGAGCAGGCAGAATCTTCTGGATAATTTATTAAAGCGCAGCCCGCAGAATTACGGGGAATACGAGGGGCGCGTTGCCGCGATCGTGGAAAATGTCCGCACGCGCGGGGATGAGGCGGTTTTTGCCTATACAAAACAGTTTGACGGCGCAGAAGTCACGGCGGAAAACATCCGGGTGACGGAGGAGGAGATTGCGCAGGCGTACCGGGAGGTGGACGGCCAGCTCCTGGCGGTCATCCGCAAAGCACTGGTAAATATCCGCGCTTATCACGAAAAGCAGAAGCGCTATAGCTGGTTTGACAGCAGACCGGATGGCACCATGCTCGGACAGAAGATTTCTGCGCTGGCGCGCGTCGGCGTGTATGTACCGGGCGGAAAGGCGGCGTATCCGTCCTCCGTGCTGATGAATATTGTTCCGGCAAAGGTGGCGGGTGTCGGGGAAATCATTATGACGACGCCCTGTAATGCAGAAGGGAAGGTCAATCCGACAACACTGGTCGCTGCGAAGGAAGCCGGTGCGGACGCGGTATACAAGGTGGGCGGCGCCCAGGCGATTGCGGCGCTCGCTTTCGGAACGGCGTCCATCCCGAAGGTGGACAAGATCGTGGGACCGGGCAACATCTATGTGGCGCTCGCCAAAAAAGCGGTATACGGCTTTGTAAACATTGATTCTATCGCGGGACCGAGCGAGATTCTTGTGCTTGCCGATGAGAGCGCCAATCCGCGCTATGTGGCGGCAGATCTGCTCTCGCAGGCAGAGCATGACGAAATGGCGTCCGCCATTCTGATTACGACCAGCCGCGCGCTGGCCGAAAAGGTCTCCCAGGAGGTGGAGCAGTTTGTCGCAAAGCTCTCCCGGAAGGAGATTATTCAGAAATCGCTCGATAATTTCGGCTACATTCTGGTGGCGGACGATCTGGAAGCGGCGATCGCGGCGGCAAACGAGATTGCTTCCGAGCATCTGGAAATTATGACGGAAAATCCCTTTGAGGTGATGACGAAGATCCGCAATGCCGGGGCAATCTTTATCGGACCATACAGCAGCGAGCCGCTGGGCGATTATTTTGCCGGTCCGAATCATGTGCTGCCGACCAATGGAACGGCAAGATTTTTCTCTCCGCTGAGTGTGGATGATTTCATCAAAAAATCCAGCATTGTCTACTATTCGCGGGAGGCGCTGGAAGAGATTCATGAGGATATTGAGACCTTTGCAAAAGCGGAGCAGCTCACGGCGCACGCCAATTCCATCCATGTGCGCTTTGAGGAGGAATAA
- the hisG gene encoding ATP phosphoribosyltransferase, translating into MRYLTFALTKGRLARQTLELLEKCGITCEEMKDPDTRKLIFTNEEYKLKFFLAKGPDVPTYVEYGAADIGVVGKDTIDEEGRKLYEVLDLGFGKCRMCVCGPEGAKELLLHQEQIRVATKYPHIAKEYFYNKKHQTVEIIKLNGSIELAPLVGLSEVIVDIVETGSTLRENGLEVLEEVCPLSARVVVNRVSMQMESARITKILNALKDAL; encoded by the coding sequence ATGAGATATCTTACATTTGCCCTCACGAAGGGGCGGCTTGCCAGACAGACACTGGAGCTTCTGGAAAAATGCGGGATTACCTGCGAGGAAATGAAGGACCCGGATACCAGAAAACTGATTTTTACAAATGAAGAATACAAATTAAAATTTTTCCTGGCGAAGGGACCGGATGTTCCCACCTATGTGGAGTACGGCGCCGCCGATATCGGAGTGGTCGGAAAGGATACCATCGACGAGGAGGGGCGCAAGCTTTACGAGGTGCTGGATCTGGGCTTTGGAAAATGCCGGATGTGCGTCTGCGGACCGGAGGGGGCGAAGGAGCTTCTTCTGCACCAGGAACAGATACGGGTGGCAACGAAATATCCGCACATTGCGAAGGAATATTTCTATAATAAAAAGCATCAGACCGTCGAGATTATCAAACTGAACGGCTCCATCGAGCTGGCGCCGCTTGTCGGTCTCTCCGAGGTGATTGTGGATATCGTGGAGACCGGCTCCACCCTGCGTGAAAACGGTCTGGAGGTCCTGGAGGAGGTCTGCCCGCTTTCCGCCCGCGTGGTGGTGAACCGTGTCAGTATGCAGATGGAGAGCGCGCGTATCACAAAGATACTGAACGCGCTGAAGGATGCGCTGTAG
- a CDS encoding MATE family efflux transporter, protein MEQKSNTFLETEKIGKLMRKYSIPCIISLLVAALYNIVDQIFIANADYLGSYGNAANTVVFPLTVVALAIAVMIGDGCCAFVSISLGADRKKDAHQSIGNAIILCIAASILLTAVYLIAMEPILTFFGGKVNEQTYVNAREYFFWISLGVPFYMFGQALNPIIRSDGSPKFAMVATVSGAITNIILDPVLIFPLRMGMKGAAIATVAGQILTAALSVWYLFHMKAVKLEKSSFTLNGTLIRKFLVLGITSFLSQASLVVSMAAVQNMCTKYGALDPVFSQAEYAQIPLAVLGIVMKFFQIAISVAVGMAAGCIPVVGYNIGAKRKDRAKQLFVYLLAGEVILGVIALLIVELFPKQLIGIFGAANESAYYTDFAVKSFRIYLCMMPLATLNKGTFIYLQALGKAVQSTLISLTREIILGVALPVILPIFFGLDGLLYSFPAADILTFLVALVVIRQTWRELSSDTQQAGKLKEANG, encoded by the coding sequence ATGGAACAAAAATCAAACACTTTTCTTGAAACAGAAAAAATCGGGAAGCTGATGCGGAAGTATTCCATTCCCTGCATCATTTCCCTGCTGGTTGCCGCGCTGTATAACATCGTGGACCAGATTTTTATTGCAAATGCCGATTATCTTGGCTCTTATGGAAATGCGGCGAACACGGTTGTATTTCCGCTGACAGTGGTAGCGCTTGCCATAGCGGTGATGATTGGCGACGGCTGCTGCGCCTTCGTCAGCATCAGTCTTGGCGCAGACAGAAAAAAAGATGCTCACCAGAGTATCGGCAACGCCATCATTCTCTGCATTGCCGCCAGCATTCTGCTGACAGCGGTTTATCTGATTGCGATGGAGCCGATTCTGACATTTTTCGGCGGAAAAGTAAACGAGCAGACTTATGTGAACGCAAGAGAATATTTCTTCTGGATTTCCCTCGGCGTGCCGTTTTACATGTTCGGGCAGGCGTTAAATCCGATTATCCGTTCTGACGGAAGCCCGAAATTTGCAATGGTTGCCACCGTATCGGGCGCGATTACCAATATCATCCTGGACCCGGTTCTGATTTTCCCGCTGCGCATGGGTATGAAGGGCGCAGCTATCGCAACTGTTGCCGGTCAGATACTGACGGCGGCGCTTTCCGTCTGGTATCTGTTTCATATGAAAGCGGTAAAGCTGGAGAAGAGCAGCTTTACTCTGAACGGCACTTTGATACGGAAATTCCTGGTGCTCGGCATCACCAGCTTTCTCTCTCAGGCATCGCTGGTGGTGTCTATGGCGGCAGTCCAGAATATGTGTACGAAATACGGAGCGCTGGACCCTGTCTTTTCGCAGGCGGAATATGCGCAGATTCCTCTGGCGGTGCTGGGCATTGTCATGAAATTTTTCCAGATTGCCATTTCCGTCGCGGTCGGCATGGCGGCGGGCTGCATTCCGGTGGTCGGCTACAATATCGGCGCGAAGCGGAAGGACCGCGCGAAGCAATTATTCGTTTATCTGCTGGCGGGCGAGGTTATTCTCGGTGTGATTGCGCTGCTGATCGTGGAGCTGTTTCCGAAGCAGCTTATCGGCATCTTCGGTGCGGCGAATGAGAGCGCTTACTATACGGATTTCGCCGTGAAGAGCTTCCGTATTTACCTGTGCATGATGCCGCTGGCAACGCTGAACAAGGGTACCTTTATCTACCTGCAGGCGCTTGGAAAAGCGGTGCAGTCCACGCTGATCTCACTGACGAGAGAGATTATTCTCGGCGTGGCGCTGCCGGTTATTCTGCCAATATTCTTCGGGCTGGACGGACTTTTGTATTCCTTCCCGGCGGCTGATATTCTGACCTTCCTCGTGGCTCTTGTGGTAATCCGTCAGACCTGGCGGGAGCTGAGCAGCGATACGCAGCAGGCCGGAAAGCTGAAGGAAGCGAACGGATAA
- a CDS encoding cytidylate kinase family protein, with amino-acid sequence MEVYGEREETPEKRLKDKDERRKAYYQHYTDMEWGNASHYHIALDSGALGMETCVNIITGVYNGIAGFTSATK; translated from the coding sequence GTGGAGGTATACGGGGAGCGCGAGGAGACGCCCGAAAAGCGTCTGAAGGATAAAGATGAGCGCAGAAAGGCATATTACCAGCACTATACCGACATGGAGTGGGGAAATGCCTCCCACTATCATATCGCGCTGGACAGCGGGGCGCTCGGAATGGAGACCTGCGTAAATATCATCACAGGCGTTTATAACGGCATTGCCGGTTTCACATCGGCGACAAAATAA
- the hisZ gene encoding ATP phosphoribosyltransferase regulatory subunit, with amino-acid sequence MMNQRLLHTPEGVRDIYNGECERKLRLQKDLHDVLKSYGCRDIETPTFEFFDVFGSDVGTIPSRELYKFFDREGNTLVLRPDITPSIARAVSKYFNDGQEVLRLCYEGKTFINHSSYQGRLKENTHIGAEMIGADNAQADAEIIAMVVDCLKKAGLEEFQISIGQVEYFKSILKDVDIPEETECELKDFISNRNLFGVESLLAGMEMGERQKEALLSLPSLYGSVEILEKAYALSCNESARHAIARLKEIYQILEFYGVTRYISFDLSMLSRYNYYTGIFFRGYTFGTGDAVVKGGRYDNLLAHFGKNAPSIGFVVVADELLAALERQNIAPEMEEPPVEIRYTKAEQEAAIKRAQALRAEGKAVVLKLEERV; translated from the coding sequence ATGATGAATCAGAGATTATTACATACGCCGGAGGGCGTCCGCGATATATACAACGGAGAATGCGAGCGAAAGCTGCGGCTGCAGAAGGATTTGCACGATGTGCTGAAATCCTACGGCTGCCGGGATATCGAGACGCCGACCTTTGAATTTTTTGATGTCTTCGGAAGTGATGTCGGTACAATTCCTTCGCGCGAGCTGTACAAGTTCTTCGACAGGGAGGGCAATACGCTTGTGCTGCGCCCGGATATCACGCCGTCCATTGCGCGGGCGGTATCGAAGTATTTTAACGACGGGCAGGAGGTGCTCCGTCTCTGCTATGAGGGAAAAACCTTTATCAATCATTCCAGCTACCAGGGGCGTCTGAAGGAAAATACGCACATCGGCGCGGAGATGATTGGCGCGGACAACGCGCAGGCGGATGCGGAAATCATTGCGATGGTGGTGGACTGTCTGAAAAAAGCCGGTCTGGAGGAATTTCAGATCAGCATCGGGCAGGTAGAATATTTTAAGAGCATTCTGAAGGATGTGGATATTCCGGAGGAGACGGAGTGCGAGCTGAAGGACTTTATCTCAAACCGGAATCTGTTCGGGGTGGAGAGCCTGCTGGCCGGCATGGAAATGGGAGAGCGGCAGAAGGAAGCGCTGCTTTCGCTTCCGTCGCTGTACGGCTCCGTGGAGATTCTGGAAAAAGCATATGCGCTCTCCTGCAATGAAAGCGCCAGACACGCCATCGCCCGTCTGAAGGAAATTTATCAGATTCTGGAGTTTTACGGTGTGACACGGTATATCAGCTTTGACCTGAGCATGCTCAGCCGCTACAATTATTATACCGGTATCTTTTTCAGAGGCTACACCTTTGGAACCGGGGATGCGGTGGTGAAGGGCGGCCGCTATGATAACCTGCTTGCCCATTTCGGCAAAAACGCGCCGTCCATCGGGTTCGTAGTCGTGGCGGATGAGCTGCTTGCCGCGCTGGAACGGCAGAATATCGCGCCGGAGATGGAGGAGCCGCCGGTGGAAATCCGTTACACAAAGGCGGAGCAGGAAGCGGCGATCAAAAGAGCACAGGCGCTCCGCGCAGAGGGAAAAGCCGTTGTGCTGAAGCTGGAGGAACGCGTATGA
- the hisIE gene encoding bifunctional phosphoribosyl-AMP cyclohydrolase/phosphoribosyl-ATP diphosphatase HisIE translates to MKNKKLYTHIFLKNEKAVTGLKNSHLFSDGDAVQIAEFYEKNGADGLIIFDLSDSDAEHEANLDVIRRISRAVEIPLIGGGHMNRVEDVKKMLYAGCSCAFLNMSKQGNADMLEEVSKRFGKEKIGVCINDFSALTKSNEHLEKFASVALLFGDNRHIYEAVNNISLRAIPVFSELQPERICALLKLDKVVGVSTRVTPEMDFPSLRKSMMEMGVCVQSLESAFSWSDLKPNADGLVPVIVQDYQTKQVLMLAYMNEEAFHQTLMTGRMTYFSRSRQQLWLKGETSGHYQFVRQISLDCDNDTLLAKVQQVGAACHTGNKSCFYRDVVAQQSSYRSTETVLEDVMNVIQDRKQNPKEGSYTNYLFDKGIDKILKKLGEEATEIIIAAKNPNPEEIKYEISDFLYHMMVLMAERGVSWEDIAEELSHR, encoded by the coding sequence ATGAAGAACAAGAAATTATATACACATATTTTTCTGAAAAATGAGAAGGCGGTCACCGGGCTGAAAAACAGTCATCTGTTTTCTGACGGGGACGCCGTGCAGATCGCGGAATTTTATGAAAAAAACGGAGCAGACGGTCTGATTATTTTTGATTTATCGGACAGCGATGCGGAGCATGAGGCGAATCTGGATGTTATCCGCAGAATCAGCCGGGCGGTGGAGATTCCGCTGATCGGCGGCGGTCATATGAACCGCGTGGAGGATGTGAAAAAGATGCTTTATGCGGGCTGCTCCTGCGCGTTTCTGAATATGTCGAAGCAGGGCAACGCCGACATGCTGGAGGAGGTGTCCAAACGCTTCGGAAAAGAGAAAATCGGCGTCTGCATCAATGATTTTTCGGCGCTTACCAAAAGCAATGAGCATCTGGAAAAATTTGCGTCCGTCGCGCTGCTGTTCGGCGACAACCGTCACATTTACGAGGCGGTGAACAATATTTCCCTGCGCGCTATCCCGGTGTTTTCCGAGCTGCAGCCGGAGCGCATCTGCGCGCTGCTGAAGCTGGATAAGGTGGTGGGCGTATCAACGCGTGTTACACCGGAAATGGATTTTCCATCCCTGCGCAAAAGCATGATGGAGATGGGCGTCTGCGTGCAGTCGCTGGAGAGTGCGTTTTCCTGGAGCGACCTGAAGCCGAATGCGGACGGACTGGTGCCGGTGATCGTCCAGGATTACCAGACAAAGCAGGTGCTGATGCTTGCCTATATGAATGAGGAGGCGTTTCATCAGACGCTGATGACCGGGCGGATGACGTATTTCAGCAGAAGCCGCCAGCAGCTCTGGCTGAAGGGGGAGACCTCCGGGCACTATCAGTTTGTAAGACAGATTTCACTGGACTGCGATAATGACACGCTGCTCGCGAAGGTACAGCAGGTGGGCGCGGCGTGCCATACGGGAAACAAAAGCTGCTTCTACCGGGATGTGGTTGCGCAGCAGTCGTCGTACCGCAGCACGGAGACGGTGCTGGAGGATGTCATGAATGTGATACAGGACCGGAAGCAGAACCCGAAGGAGGGCTCCTACACCAATTATCTGTTTGACAAGGGCATCGACAAGATTCTGAAAAAGCTGGGGGAAGAGGCGACGGAGATCATCATCGCCGCAAAGAATCCGAACCCGGAGGAAATCAAGTACGAGATCAGCGACTTTCTGTATCATATGATGGTACTGATGGCGGAGCGCGGGGTGAGCTGGGAGGACATTGCGGAAGAGCTGTCCCACCGGTGA
- a CDS encoding AAA family ATPase has product MSSKIITISREFGSGGRTIGKETAQKLGIPCYDSEIIERIALETGFDAEYIKEQGEPAACFYSRGYGVPCKAYRGGIRGARGDARKASEG; this is encoded by the coding sequence ATGAGCAGCAAAATTATTACCATCAGCCGTGAATTTGGCAGCGGCGGACGCACCATTGGAAAGGAGACGGCGCAGAAGCTGGGCATTCCCTGCTACGACTCAGAGATTATCGAACGGATTGCGTTGGAGACGGGGTTTGACGCGGAGTACATTAAGGAGCAGGGCGAGCCTGCTGCCTGTTTTTATTCACGCGGATATGGCGTTCCGTGCAAAGCGTATCGTGGAGGTATACGGGGAGCGCGAGGAGACGCCCGAAAAGCGTCTGAAGGATAA
- a CDS encoding HipA domain-containing protein encodes MKCTLMHKRLAVAEVELDDATGFIQKIGTVYAPEHLPVGIPVRKEMADRVAMNAWWTDRSIPASRSGVREALETLEITSTKMLLVHCYGLSLSDQYWICPADAKLTWDDINFFYHDFSEDIGDILFGEGKKADGLNLSSPDNTSDGNLKKRWKIINGKRCLIKGGSNPFRQQPFNEVIASGIMERLGIPHVPYTVTWNKGAPYSVCEDFVDENTELIPAWRIIQSRKRSNNTSVYQHFVDCCKNLGIPDVVPFLDRMLVLDYIIANEDRHLNNFGVLRNAETLEWIGMAPIYDSGSSLGYDKIPAQIKLEQEVICKPFKKHHAEQIRLVTSFDWIDFGRLSDIGELITEVLSAEGARDYMDDYRIQIIVQSVQRRIRNLAHLAQTHSPAPLMSTEDDVEEDVAEDYTTKIQNRS; translated from the coding sequence TTGAAATGCACACTGATGCATAAACGCCTTGCCGTAGCGGAAGTCGAACTGGATGACGCTACGGGATTTATACAAAAGATTGGAACCGTTTACGCGCCGGAGCATCTGCCTGTAGGAATCCCGGTACGTAAGGAAATGGCAGACCGGGTGGCCATGAATGCCTGGTGGACGGATCGTTCCATTCCAGCCAGCCGGTCCGGTGTGCGGGAAGCTCTGGAAACACTGGAGATTACCAGCACGAAGATGCTGCTTGTCCATTGTTATGGACTCAGTTTGTCCGATCAGTATTGGATCTGCCCGGCGGATGCGAAGCTCACATGGGATGATATTAACTTTTTTTATCATGATTTCTCCGAGGATATCGGAGATATCCTGTTTGGCGAGGGAAAAAAGGCGGACGGTCTGAACTTAAGCTCTCCGGACAATACCTCGGATGGCAACCTGAAAAAAAGATGGAAGATCATAAACGGGAAACGCTGCCTCATCAAAGGCGGCTCCAACCCATTCCGCCAGCAGCCCTTTAACGAGGTGATCGCATCGGGAATTATGGAGCGGCTTGGTATCCCCCATGTACCTTATACGGTAACCTGGAATAAGGGCGCTCCTTATTCAGTATGCGAGGATTTCGTGGATGAGAACACGGAACTTATCCCGGCCTGGCGCATTATCCAGAGCAGAAAGCGCAGCAACAACACCTCCGTATATCAGCATTTCGTAGACTGCTGCAAGAACCTCGGCATCCCTGATGTAGTCCCTTTCCTTGACCGGATGCTTGTGCTGGATTATATTATTGCCAATGAGGATCGCCATCTGAACAACTTTGGCGTCCTTCGGAATGCAGAAACCCTGGAATGGATCGGGATGGCTCCCATTTATGACAGCGGATCATCCCTGGGCTATGATAAAATCCCGGCCCAGATAAAATTGGAACAAGAGGTGATCTGCAAGCCTTTCAAAAAGCATCATGCGGAGCAGATCCGGCTGGTAACCTCTTTTGACTGGATCGACTTTGGCCGGCTTTCCGATATAGGTGAGCTGATTACGGAAGTTTTGTCAGCAGAGGGTGCAAGGGATTATATGGATGATTACCGGATTCAGATAATCGTCCAGTCAGTGCAGCGGCGAATCAGAAATCTGGCACATCTTGCCCAGACGCACAGCCCAGCGCCGCTCATGTCTACTGAGGACGATGTAGAGGAAGATGTTGCTGAGGACTATACTACGAAGATACAAAACAGAAGTTAG
- a CDS encoding Holliday junction resolvase RecU, whose translation MATWNSRGLRGSLLEDLINRSNETYQEKGLALIQKIPTPITPLKIDKENRHITLAYFDQKSTVDYIGCVQGVAVCFDAKECTSDTFALQNIHPHQMHFMEEFEKQGGVSFLIVYFTSRDEVFYLPFADIRRFWERMEAGGRKSFRYEELDREYLLHRGHGVLIPYLEGLQKDLLKR comes from the coding sequence ATGGCAACCTGGAACTCGCGGGGGCTGCGCGGCTCCCTCCTGGAGGATTTGATTAACCGGTCGAACGAAACGTATCAGGAAAAGGGGCTCGCGCTGATTCAGAAGATACCGACTCCGATTACCCCGCTCAAAATTGATAAGGAAAACCGTCATATCACCCTGGCGTACTTTGACCAGAAAAGTACGGTAGACTATATCGGCTGCGTGCAGGGCGTCGCCGTCTGCTTTGACGCGAAGGAGTGCACGTCGGATACCTTTGCGCTGCAGAACATCCATCCCCATCAGATGCACTTTATGGAGGAATTTGAAAAGCAGGGCGGCGTATCCTTTCTGATTGTATATTTCACCAGCCGGGACGAGGTCTTTTATCTGCCCTTTGCGGATATCAGACGGTTCTGGGAGCGGATGGAAGCGGGCGGGCGCAAGAGCTTCCGCTACGAGGAGCTGGACCGGGAATACTTGCTGCACCGCGGTCACGGCGTGCTGATTCCCTACCTGGAGGGGCTGCAGAAGGACCTGCTGAAAAGATAA
- the hisB gene encoding imidazoleglycerol-phosphate dehydratase HisB, which produces MPDRIAAVQRETKETSIRLTLNIDGSGACSVESGIPFFDHMLDGFARHGLFDLNAKIRGDVEVDSHHTIEDTGIVLGEAIKKAVGDKEGIRRFGHAILPMDDALVLCAVDLSGRPYLESDLTFTAEKIGDMDTEMVREFFYAVSYSAGMNLHFKQFSGINNHHIAECAFKAFAKALDMATTTDDRIAGVLSTKGTL; this is translated from the coding sequence ATGCCGGACAGAATAGCAGCAGTGCAGAGGGAAACAAAGGAGACAAGTATCAGACTGACGTTAAATATTGACGGGAGCGGAGCGTGCAGCGTGGAATCCGGGATTCCTTTTTTTGACCACATGCTGGACGGCTTTGCCCGGCACGGTCTGTTTGATCTGAACGCGAAAATCCGCGGCGATGTGGAGGTGGATTCCCACCATACCATTGAGGATACCGGTATCGTGCTCGGCGAAGCGATAAAAAAAGCAGTCGGCGACAAGGAGGGCATCCGCAGGTTCGGTCACGCCATTCTGCCGATGGATGACGCGCTGGTGCTCTGCGCGGTGGACCTTTCCGGCAGGCCGTATCTGGAATCGGACCTCACCTTTACCGCGGAAAAAATCGGCGATATGGATACGGAAATGGTGCGGGAATTCTTTTACGCGGTTTCCTATTCCGCCGGGATGAATCTGCATTTTAAGCAGTTTTCCGGGATAAACAATCACCACATCGCGGAATGCGCCTTTAAGGCGTTTGCGAAGGCGCTCGACATGGCGACCACGACGGACGACCGGATTGCCGGCGTGTTATCAACAAAAGGAACCTTGTAG